The following proteins come from a genomic window of Pieris napi chromosome 15, ilPieNapi1.2, whole genome shotgun sequence:
- the LOC125056948 gene encoding zinc finger and BTB domain-containing protein 17 isoform X2: protein MVNTNAQNNKNYYWRKKAAKEAEMARQGLSVNKPIRKTAAERNRAYRLRKKMLSQVEESSVPEILSTPSTSSSRIVTFAPSFRWINLEKESLKMTSTDTYQLKWHSHSSHLNGSVASLLRSERFTDVVLCTMDGSQIPAHKFILSSCSVYFSGLFEGQRSVTRMGGILYVVLPSEISTKALKILVEYMYKGETTVSNEVLDIVLKAGEVLKIRGLWRQTDEIGGDSTPAEKTTTSPSSAKQTEKTKEVTKIALKKDEKILKTFNPIQGQGGRPMFIGPPKLVFIKTSDGTTQAAIRPAVPGTKGQTIFVTPAPANTETTTSTITMPTPTISLALDDAEEGIPARVVKRNVAEKKYGKKQKVETPEEVKDDNASVSSKKSSQSNSAVEVHVKEEPEWDASSIEEEERSIAEMFQAEMSVKSEPCDDVEVEEEGLLYSPLSCELCAEVFSVPAAWVRHVQHHADQDDHHARKRKRRSDSDDTEDTTALLRCDLCQKHFPNPAEWVRHIQSSHTETDGEQSKKCEQCNRNFPSHASMLIHLRTHTGERPFVCGLCNKGFNVKSNLLRHLRTLHDQVVSPTELDEAGPSELKKET from the exons ATGGTTAACACAAATgcgcaaaataataaaaactattactGGCGAAAAAAAGCTGCCAAGGAAGCTGAAATGGCTCGTCAAGGCTTGTCAGTAAACAAGCCAATAAGAAAAACAGCAGCAGAACGTAATCGTGCCTATAGGCTGCGAAAAAAAATGCTTTCACAAGTAGAAGAATCATCCGTGCCTGAGATTTTATCCACACCGTCAACTTCAAGTTCACGAATAGTGACTTTTGCGCCATCATTTCG ATGGATTAACCTTGAGAAGGAATCATTAAAAATGACATCGACTGACACATATCAGTTAAAATGGCATTCTCACAGTTCCCATTTAAATGGTTCCGTAGCATCGTTGCTACGCTCGGAGCGATTTACGGATGTGGTCCTTTGCACCATGGATGGGTCTCAGATACCGGCGCACAAATTCATCCTCAGTTCATGCAGCGTCTACTTCAGCGGTCTTTTCGAAGGACAACGTTCTGTGACGCGTATGGGGGGAATACTGTACGTAGTTCTGCCGTCGGAGATATCCACTAAAGCCTTGAAGATTCTCGTAGAGTACATGTACAAAG GTGAAACCACAGTCTCTAATGAAGTGTTAGACATAGTATTAAAAGCAGGAGAAGTGCTCAAAATTAGGGGATTATGGCGTCAGACAGATGAGATTGGGGGTGATTCTACACCTGCTGAGAAGACCACTACAAGCCCATCATCTGCTAAGCAAACAGAGAAAACAAAAGAAGTAACCAAAAtagctttaaaaaaagatgaaaaaattCTCAAAACATTTAATCCAATTCAGGGCCAGGGTGGGAg ACCAATGTTTATTGGCCCTCCAAAGTTGGTTTTCATCAAAACAAGTGATGGGACTACTCAAGCTGCTATAAGACCTGCCGTACCAGGAACCAAAGGTCAGACTATATTTGTGACCCCTGCTCCAGCTAACACGGAAACCACTACATCCACTATCACAATGCCCACACCAACTATCAGCTTGGCTTTAGATGACGCAGAAGAAGGAATTCCAGCTAGGGTTGTAAAAAGAAATGTTGCAGAAAAGAAATATGGCAAGAAACAAAAGGTGGAGACTCCGGAAGAAGTTAAGGATGATAATGCCTCCGTTAGTTCAA agAAATCAAGTCAAAGTAATTCAGCTGTGGAAGTCCATGTGAAAGAAGAGCCAGAATGGGATGCAAGCAGCATTGAGGAAGAAGAGAGATCCATTGCAGAGATGTTCCAAGCCGAGATGAGTGTCAAGTCGGAGCCATGTGATGATGTAGAAGTTGAAGAAGAGGGACTG cTCTACAGTCCACTCTCATGTGAGCTATGCGCTGAAGTGTTCTCGGTGCCGGCTGCATGGGTCAGGCATGTGCAGCATCATGCGGACCAAGATGATCATCATGCTCGGAAGAGAAAACGGAGATCAGAT AGCGACGACACAGAAGACACGACAGCTTTACTCCGCTGTGACCTTTGTCAGAAACATTTCCCGAACCCAGCGGAATGGGTGAGACACATACAAAGCTCGCACACGGAGACag ACGGCGAGCAAAGCAAGAAATGCGAACAATGCAACAGGAACTTCCCGTCGCATGCCTCCATGCTCATACACTTGCGCACGCACACGG gCGAACGCCCATTCGTATGCGGGCTCTGCAACAAAGGTTTCAACGTGAAATCCAACTTGTTGCGCCACCTGCGTACGTTACACGACCAAGTGGTAAGCCCCACTGAGCTCGATGAAGCTGGACCTTCGGAGCTGAAGAAGGAAACCTGA
- the LOC125056948 gene encoding zinc finger and BTB domain-containing protein 17 isoform X1 codes for MVNTNAQNNKNYYWRKKAAKEAEMARQGLSVNKPIRKTAAERNRAYRLRKKMLSQVEESSVPEILSTPSTSSSRIVTFAPSFRWINLEKESLKMTSTDTYQLKWHSHSSHLNGSVASLLRSERFTDVVLCTMDGSQIPAHKFILSSCSVYFSGLFEGQRSVTRMGGILYVVLPSEISTKALKILVEYMYKGETTVSNEVLDIVLKAGEVLKIRGLWRQTDEIGGDSTPAEKTTTSPSSAKQTEKTKEVTKIALKKDEKILKTFNPIQGQGGRPMFIGPPKLVFIKTSDGTTQAAIRPAVPGTKGQTIFVTPAPANTETTTSTITMPTPTISLALDDAEEGIPARVVKRNVAEKKYGKKQKVETPEEVKDDNASVSSKKSSQSNSAVEVHVKEEPEWDASSIEEEERSIAEMFQAEMSVKSEPCDDVEVEEEGLLYSPLSCELCAEVFSVPAAWVRHVQHHADQDDHHARKRKRRSDSDDTEDTTALLRCDLCQKHFPNPAEWVRHIQSSHTETELALSNNSEPPKRHNRFTDGEQSKKCEQCNRNFPSHASMLIHLRTHTGERPFVCGLCNKGFNVKSNLLRHLRTLHDQVVSPTELDEAGPSELKKET; via the exons ATGGTTAACACAAATgcgcaaaataataaaaactattactGGCGAAAAAAAGCTGCCAAGGAAGCTGAAATGGCTCGTCAAGGCTTGTCAGTAAACAAGCCAATAAGAAAAACAGCAGCAGAACGTAATCGTGCCTATAGGCTGCGAAAAAAAATGCTTTCACAAGTAGAAGAATCATCCGTGCCTGAGATTTTATCCACACCGTCAACTTCAAGTTCACGAATAGTGACTTTTGCGCCATCATTTCG ATGGATTAACCTTGAGAAGGAATCATTAAAAATGACATCGACTGACACATATCAGTTAAAATGGCATTCTCACAGTTCCCATTTAAATGGTTCCGTAGCATCGTTGCTACGCTCGGAGCGATTTACGGATGTGGTCCTTTGCACCATGGATGGGTCTCAGATACCGGCGCACAAATTCATCCTCAGTTCATGCAGCGTCTACTTCAGCGGTCTTTTCGAAGGACAACGTTCTGTGACGCGTATGGGGGGAATACTGTACGTAGTTCTGCCGTCGGAGATATCCACTAAAGCCTTGAAGATTCTCGTAGAGTACATGTACAAAG GTGAAACCACAGTCTCTAATGAAGTGTTAGACATAGTATTAAAAGCAGGAGAAGTGCTCAAAATTAGGGGATTATGGCGTCAGACAGATGAGATTGGGGGTGATTCTACACCTGCTGAGAAGACCACTACAAGCCCATCATCTGCTAAGCAAACAGAGAAAACAAAAGAAGTAACCAAAAtagctttaaaaaaagatgaaaaaattCTCAAAACATTTAATCCAATTCAGGGCCAGGGTGGGAg ACCAATGTTTATTGGCCCTCCAAAGTTGGTTTTCATCAAAACAAGTGATGGGACTACTCAAGCTGCTATAAGACCTGCCGTACCAGGAACCAAAGGTCAGACTATATTTGTGACCCCTGCTCCAGCTAACACGGAAACCACTACATCCACTATCACAATGCCCACACCAACTATCAGCTTGGCTTTAGATGACGCAGAAGAAGGAATTCCAGCTAGGGTTGTAAAAAGAAATGTTGCAGAAAAGAAATATGGCAAGAAACAAAAGGTGGAGACTCCGGAAGAAGTTAAGGATGATAATGCCTCCGTTAGTTCAA agAAATCAAGTCAAAGTAATTCAGCTGTGGAAGTCCATGTGAAAGAAGAGCCAGAATGGGATGCAAGCAGCATTGAGGAAGAAGAGAGATCCATTGCAGAGATGTTCCAAGCCGAGATGAGTGTCAAGTCGGAGCCATGTGATGATGTAGAAGTTGAAGAAGAGGGACTG cTCTACAGTCCACTCTCATGTGAGCTATGCGCTGAAGTGTTCTCGGTGCCGGCTGCATGGGTCAGGCATGTGCAGCATCATGCGGACCAAGATGATCATCATGCTCGGAAGAGAAAACGGAGATCAGAT AGCGACGACACAGAAGACACGACAGCTTTACTCCGCTGTGACCTTTGTCAGAAACATTTCCCGAACCCAGCGGAATGGGTGAGACACATACAAAGCTCGCACACGGAGACag AATTGGCCTTATCAAACAACAGTGAACCACCAAAACGTCACAATCGTTTCACAGACGGCGAGCAAAGCAAGAAATGCGAACAATGCAACAGGAACTTCCCGTCGCATGCCTCCATGCTCATACACTTGCGCACGCACACGG gCGAACGCCCATTCGTATGCGGGCTCTGCAACAAAGGTTTCAACGTGAAATCCAACTTGTTGCGCCACCTGCGTACGTTACACGACCAAGTGGTAAGCCCCACTGAGCTCGATGAAGCTGGACCTTCGGAGCTGAAGAAGGAAACCTGA
- the LOC125056948 gene encoding zinc finger and BTB domain-containing protein 17 isoform X3 — MTSTDTYQLKWHSHSSHLNGSVASLLRSERFTDVVLCTMDGSQIPAHKFILSSCSVYFSGLFEGQRSVTRMGGILYVVLPSEISTKALKILVEYMYKGETTVSNEVLDIVLKAGEVLKIRGLWRQTDEIGGDSTPAEKTTTSPSSAKQTEKTKEVTKIALKKDEKILKTFNPIQGQGGRPMFIGPPKLVFIKTSDGTTQAAIRPAVPGTKGQTIFVTPAPANTETTTSTITMPTPTISLALDDAEEGIPARVVKRNVAEKKYGKKQKVETPEEVKDDNASVSSKKSSQSNSAVEVHVKEEPEWDASSIEEEERSIAEMFQAEMSVKSEPCDDVEVEEEGLLYSPLSCELCAEVFSVPAAWVRHVQHHADQDDHHARKRKRRSDSDDTEDTTALLRCDLCQKHFPNPAEWVRHIQSSHTETELALSNNSEPPKRHNRFTDGEQSKKCEQCNRNFPSHASMLIHLRTHTGERPFVCGLCNKGFNVKSNLLRHLRTLHDQVVSPTELDEAGPSELKKET, encoded by the exons ATGACATCGACTGACACATATCAGTTAAAATGGCATTCTCACAGTTCCCATTTAAATGGTTCCGTAGCATCGTTGCTACGCTCGGAGCGATTTACGGATGTGGTCCTTTGCACCATGGATGGGTCTCAGATACCGGCGCACAAATTCATCCTCAGTTCATGCAGCGTCTACTTCAGCGGTCTTTTCGAAGGACAACGTTCTGTGACGCGTATGGGGGGAATACTGTACGTAGTTCTGCCGTCGGAGATATCCACTAAAGCCTTGAAGATTCTCGTAGAGTACATGTACAAAG GTGAAACCACAGTCTCTAATGAAGTGTTAGACATAGTATTAAAAGCAGGAGAAGTGCTCAAAATTAGGGGATTATGGCGTCAGACAGATGAGATTGGGGGTGATTCTACACCTGCTGAGAAGACCACTACAAGCCCATCATCTGCTAAGCAAACAGAGAAAACAAAAGAAGTAACCAAAAtagctttaaaaaaagatgaaaaaattCTCAAAACATTTAATCCAATTCAGGGCCAGGGTGGGAg ACCAATGTTTATTGGCCCTCCAAAGTTGGTTTTCATCAAAACAAGTGATGGGACTACTCAAGCTGCTATAAGACCTGCCGTACCAGGAACCAAAGGTCAGACTATATTTGTGACCCCTGCTCCAGCTAACACGGAAACCACTACATCCACTATCACAATGCCCACACCAACTATCAGCTTGGCTTTAGATGACGCAGAAGAAGGAATTCCAGCTAGGGTTGTAAAAAGAAATGTTGCAGAAAAGAAATATGGCAAGAAACAAAAGGTGGAGACTCCGGAAGAAGTTAAGGATGATAATGCCTCCGTTAGTTCAA agAAATCAAGTCAAAGTAATTCAGCTGTGGAAGTCCATGTGAAAGAAGAGCCAGAATGGGATGCAAGCAGCATTGAGGAAGAAGAGAGATCCATTGCAGAGATGTTCCAAGCCGAGATGAGTGTCAAGTCGGAGCCATGTGATGATGTAGAAGTTGAAGAAGAGGGACTG cTCTACAGTCCACTCTCATGTGAGCTATGCGCTGAAGTGTTCTCGGTGCCGGCTGCATGGGTCAGGCATGTGCAGCATCATGCGGACCAAGATGATCATCATGCTCGGAAGAGAAAACGGAGATCAGAT AGCGACGACACAGAAGACACGACAGCTTTACTCCGCTGTGACCTTTGTCAGAAACATTTCCCGAACCCAGCGGAATGGGTGAGACACATACAAAGCTCGCACACGGAGACag AATTGGCCTTATCAAACAACAGTGAACCACCAAAACGTCACAATCGTTTCACAGACGGCGAGCAAAGCAAGAAATGCGAACAATGCAACAGGAACTTCCCGTCGCATGCCTCCATGCTCATACACTTGCGCACGCACACGG gCGAACGCCCATTCGTATGCGGGCTCTGCAACAAAGGTTTCAACGTGAAATCCAACTTGTTGCGCCACCTGCGTACGTTACACGACCAAGTGGTAAGCCCCACTGAGCTCGATGAAGCTGGACCTTCGGAGCTGAAGAAGGAAACCTGA